The proteins below are encoded in one region of Engystomops pustulosus chromosome 8, aEngPut4.maternal, whole genome shotgun sequence:
- the LOC140075535 gene encoding uncharacterized protein, with the protein MARIERGINSVQPQSQDVDPKRPRQERFPVLDKDGDLDIFLRSFEKTCRQYHLPREQWAQYLSPGLRGKALEVFADLPLELDEDYDAIKAALIKKYNLTPEVYRKKFRSVKRETTESYADTVGNLRTTFLQWTRGLSVNSREDLEDLMIKDQFLHICPVDVRQFVCDREPKTADEAAQIADSYTANRMPEAKRETSPQRSSSWKEKQARTTSQPSVSKVGENLTLRESINQGDMRKCFNCNKVGHLRSACPERGATVYSTVPVVMLLSGDMEKLQHHMQTVIVGDRVTQGLRDSGASYSLVRPEIINPKDIIPEKTLPVKGITGCHPGVPVAKVFMDWGSGRGIRQVGVSQELPVDVLLGNDLGKMTTVYVPDVQQSYEKMGRSPRGLVWEGGQDSKSKAMPAPEPEVSQYEEATGEGVVNGPPEITLQSADMMKGVRGCQDGVSKSAPQSSKVLSVDLVEAITQGEVLEQTGGVKMRIPGSPMEDNGMVANHKHQHSIHRQHSGLQFLL; encoded by the coding sequence atggcgcgtattgaaaggggtatcaattctgtgcaaccccaatcccaggatgtagaccccaaaagacctcgtcaagaacgttttccagtactggacaaggatggggacttggacatttttctgcggtcttttgagaagacctgcagacaataccatctgccccgtgagcagtgggcacagtatttaagcccagggctaagaggcaaagccctggaagtatttgctgaccttcctcttgagcttgatgaggactatgacgctataaaagctgctttgattaaaaagtacaacctaactccagaggtgtatcgcaagaaattccggagtgtaaagcgagaaacaactgagagctacgctgatacagtaggcaacttacggactacctttctacagtggacccgaggactttctgtcaacagccgtgaggacctggaggatctcatgataaaagatcagtttctgcacatttgtcctgtggatgtacgacagtttgtttgtgacagggagcctaaaactgcggatgaagctgcgcagattgcagactcctacaccgccaaccggatgcctgaagcAAAGAGGGAAACTTCCCCCCAAAGGTCCTCcagctggaaggagaaacaagccaggacaacatcacaaccttctgtctccaaagtgggtgagaaccttacactgagggagtctataaatcagggggatatgcgcaaatgttttaattgtaacaaagtgggtcatctgaggtctgcgtgcccagagagaggggcgactgtctactctacagtaccagtagtcatgctgctttctggtgatatggaGAAATTACAGCACCacatgcagactgtgatagtgggGGATAGAGTCACTcagggattaagagactcaggggcaAGTTATTCTCTTGTTCGCCCTGAGATTATAAACCCTaaggacatcattccagaaaagactttgcctgtgaaggggataactgggtgccatccaggagtgcccgtcgccaaggtttttatggactggggttctggtagaggtatcagacaagtgggagtgtcacaagaattgcctgtggatgtattgttgggaaatgatttgggaaaaatgacaactgtgtatgtgcctgatgtacaacaatcatatgagaaaatgggcagaagcccaaggggactggtctgggagggaggacaggatagcaagagcaaggctatgcctgctccagaaccagaggtgtcccagtatgaggaagctacgggggagggggtggtgaatgggcccccagagataaccctgcagtcagcagatatgaTGAAGGGTGTGAGAGGatgccaagatggagtctctaaatctgcacctcaaagctctaaggtcctgagtgtggatctggtggaggccattactcaaggagaggtcctagagcagacaggaggtgtcaagatga